One Paenibacillus sp. J23TS9 DNA segment encodes these proteins:
- a CDS encoding response regulator transcription factor: MSRTILIVEDEPILREIMKDYLLEEGYEVLEAGDGKNALALFQEHEVDLIILDIMLPELDGWSVCKRIRKISNVPIIMLTARSDEDDTLLGFELGADDYITKPYSPPILLARAKRLLETKRIREQEEDTLSCGGISIHFPSRTVLVDGDNCSLTHTEFEILAYLMKNKGIIITREQLITKIWGYDIVGDDRTVNSHIRNLRSKLGEHAKRIVTIVRSGYKFEEKL; encoded by the coding sequence ATGTCAAGAACCATACTGATTGTAGAAGATGAGCCTATTTTACGGGAAATCATGAAAGATTATTTGCTGGAAGAAGGATATGAGGTGCTTGAGGCGGGGGACGGGAAAAATGCTCTGGCGTTATTTCAAGAGCATGAGGTGGATCTGATCATACTGGATATCATGCTCCCTGAATTGGACGGATGGTCTGTCTGCAAACGCATCCGAAAGATTTCGAATGTTCCGATTATCATGTTGACGGCCCGTTCGGATGAAGACGATACTTTGCTGGGTTTTGAACTAGGTGCCGACGACTATATAACCAAACCGTACAGTCCTCCAATCCTGCTGGCACGGGCGAAACGGCTGTTGGAAACAAAGCGGATTCGGGAACAAGAGGAAGATACATTGTCTTGCGGCGGTATTTCAATCCATTTCCCATCCCGAACGGTTTTGGTTGATGGGGATAACTGTAGTTTGACCCATACCGAATTTGAAATTTTGGCTTATCTGATGAAAAACAAAGGAATTATTATAACCAGAGAACAGCTGATTACAAAAATCTGGGGGTATGATATCGTCGGCGACGATCGGACCGTTAACAGCCATATCCGCAATTTGCGTTCCAAGCTGGGGGAACATGCCAAGCGTATTGTCACGATCGTTCGATCTGGTTATAAGTTCGAGGAGAAGTTATGA
- a CDS encoding diacylglycerol kinase, producing the protein MKRARLIYNPSSGREEMRRRLPDILQRLDQGGIEASCHATTGEGDATASAADAVERGYDMIIAAGGDGTLYEVVNGMAGKENVPPLGVFPLGTTNDFARGLGIPRNWEDYCDLVIRQQTRPIDVGKANDRYFINIAGGGTLTELTYDVPSRLKTMIGQLAYYIKGVEKMVSLSPQELIINAEGQETIHDEFMLFLITNTNSVGGFEKLAPGARIDDGLLDVIALKKCNLAEFVRVVTLALRGEHMNDKKVISFRTSSMEVTSPGKVLLNLDGELGGSLPGQFSVLHQHLRIFA; encoded by the coding sequence ATGAAAAGAGCAAGATTGATTTATAATCCCAGCTCAGGCCGAGAGGAAATGAGACGGCGTCTGCCGGACATTCTCCAGAGGCTCGACCAAGGCGGCATCGAAGCCTCCTGTCATGCAACAACAGGTGAAGGCGATGCAACCGCGTCCGCCGCGGATGCGGTGGAGCGCGGATACGATATGATTATCGCCGCTGGCGGCGACGGCACCTTGTATGAGGTCGTGAACGGGATGGCAGGCAAGGAAAATGTGCCTCCGCTCGGCGTGTTCCCGCTGGGAACCACGAATGATTTTGCCCGTGGACTCGGCATTCCAAGGAATTGGGAGGACTACTGCGATCTGGTGATCCGGCAGCAGACCCGTCCGATCGATGTGGGGAAAGCAAATGACCGTTATTTCATCAACATTGCGGGTGGAGGAACATTAACGGAGCTTACCTATGATGTGCCAAGCCGCCTGAAGACGATGATCGGCCAATTGGCTTACTATATTAAAGGTGTCGAGAAAATGGTCAGCCTGTCACCGCAGGAGCTGATCATCAACGCCGAAGGACAGGAGACGATCCATGACGAGTTCATGCTCTTTCTGATCACCAACACGAACTCGGTCGGCGGCTTCGAGAAGCTGGCACCGGGAGCACGGATCGACGACGGTCTGCTCGACGTGATTGCCCTCAAGAAATGCAACCTGGCGGAGTTCGTACGGGTCGTTACACTTGCGCTGCGCGGGGAGCATATGAACGACAAGAAGGTCATATCCTTCCGCACGAGCTCCATGGAAGTCACATCTCCAGGCAAAGTGCTGCTCAACCTCGACGGCGAACTGGGCGGATCGCTTCCGGGCCAGTTTTCGGTACTGCATCAGCATTTGCGGATTTTTGCGTAG
- a CDS encoding sirohydrochlorin chelatase, whose product MRKQGVLVISHGSREQAWVDLVDHAINQLPLRGNFPVAASFLEIVEGRLIQDGLNLLESQGVTDILVIPLFVSSGSTHVNEIAYALGVIDAPSFESDLAPFRVHARIHYGSPIEHGPYVAEMIWDKAKAVSQNPGQEALVLIGHGSSHEGFRQRWEQGLARLAEQVREISGLAATDVALLRPDSVRTKVQYWQKERGMQVIAAPLFLSEGYFIREVIPKRLEGLSYLYSGKALLPHPLLTVWLDEQIQDWLKVE is encoded by the coding sequence ATGCGCAAACAGGGCGTACTCGTCATCAGTCACGGCTCAAGGGAACAAGCTTGGGTCGATCTGGTCGATCATGCCATCAATCAGCTGCCGCTGCGGGGAAACTTCCCTGTGGCGGCTTCGTTCTTGGAAATTGTAGAAGGGCGGCTGATTCAGGATGGCCTCAACCTGCTTGAGAGCCAGGGCGTCACAGACATCCTGGTTATTCCGCTGTTCGTATCTTCGGGGAGCACACATGTGAATGAAATCGCGTATGCGCTTGGCGTCATTGATGCTCCGTCCTTTGAGAGCGATCTGGCGCCATTTCGTGTCCATGCGAGAATTCATTATGGTTCGCCGATTGAGCATGGGCCCTATGTGGCGGAAATGATCTGGGACAAGGCGAAGGCTGTATCTCAGAATCCAGGGCAGGAGGCGCTTGTCCTGATCGGACATGGCAGCAGCCATGAAGGCTTCCGGCAGCGCTGGGAGCAGGGACTGGCGCGTCTTGCGGAGCAGGTGCGTGAGATCAGCGGACTGGCCGCGACCGATGTTGCGCTGCTGCGGCCGGACAGCGTGCGAACCAAAGTGCAATATTGGCAGAAGGAACGCGGGATGCAGGTTATTGCAGCTCCGCTCTTTTTGAGTGAGGGATATTTTATCCGGGAAGTGATTCCGAAGCGCCTCGAAGGCCTGAGCTACCTATATTCCGGTAAAGCGCTGCTGCCGCATCCGCTGCTGACTGTATGGCTCGATGAGCAGATTCAAGACTGGTTAAAAGTGGAATAA
- a CDS encoding cell wall metabolism sensor histidine kinase WalK — MKKGIVLKLFLLTTGLCLFILAVIFTLQTVFFKQFYVHQKVKDVNAALQAYEQDYLNHASNTQETAKSEQDFYQKHNTWITALDAQGNLKYSDDFFMEIKLDRSDDSALSNKTMTVPLYSVINIEDFSSDNPFLTPWIKEGERIAIEGLIMNNQPVIQRMGMTVSNMREENRLENRQMVNKEGEVLNRTNAIQYREKYPTFLVKGTIAKVRIPKGAEVSRYTNHLFLDRIKAFQADLLYGDYDPAANSNRTMDVEENRVDYKIFVDRIQDGDGNPAYLFAMTSLQPVNEATGMIKDYYVYIIIVTLLLVLLASFYYSRQIARPLLRISRTTKQMVVLDFSEKIPITTKDEIGDLSRNINELSERLHSHILRLQQDIEKEKQLEHTRKEFISGVSHELKTPLSVIQSCLAILKDGVASHKRDYYFKAMEDEVKRMDLLIVDMLELAKYESGTYKMDMDSFYIDAVIERVCAKLASDIKAKQLHLNTSLKPVEVVANERRIEQVVVNFLTNAIRYTPEQESILITTSEDQDTVKICIENKGTSIPEEQLEKIWDRFYRGEPSRKRSSGGTGLGLAISKKILEMHGVAYGVTNTSDGVLFYFQLNKKA; from the coding sequence ATGAAAAAAGGCATTGTTCTTAAGCTGTTCCTATTAACGACGGGGTTATGCTTGTTCATCCTTGCTGTTATTTTTACCTTGCAAACCGTATTTTTCAAACAGTTTTATGTTCATCAAAAAGTGAAGGACGTCAACGCGGCGCTTCAGGCTTATGAACAAGACTACCTGAATCATGCCTCGAACACGCAGGAGACAGCAAAGTCGGAGCAAGACTTTTATCAAAAGCATAACACCTGGATCACGGCTTTGGACGCCCAAGGTAATTTGAAGTATTCGGATGATTTCTTCATGGAGATCAAGCTGGACCGTTCGGATGATTCTGCGCTTTCCAATAAAACGATGACCGTACCTCTATACAGTGTTATCAACATAGAGGACTTCAGCAGCGATAATCCGTTCCTCACTCCTTGGATTAAAGAAGGAGAACGGATCGCAATTGAAGGCTTGATCATGAACAATCAGCCGGTTATCCAGCGGATGGGGATGACCGTATCCAATATGAGAGAGGAAAACCGGCTGGAAAATCGGCAGATGGTGAACAAAGAGGGAGAGGTCCTCAATCGAACGAACGCGATCCAATATCGTGAAAAATATCCCACATTTCTGGTCAAAGGAACCATTGCGAAAGTCCGGATACCGAAAGGCGCAGAAGTTTCTCGTTATACGAATCACTTATTTCTGGACCGTATCAAAGCTTTCCAAGCGGATCTGCTGTACGGCGACTATGATCCTGCCGCGAATTCGAATCGGACCATGGATGTCGAGGAAAATCGCGTGGACTATAAAATTTTCGTGGACCGCATTCAAGATGGCGACGGTAATCCGGCATACTTGTTCGCGATGACGTCACTTCAACCGGTCAATGAAGCCACAGGGATGATCAAAGATTACTATGTGTATATCATTATTGTCACTCTGCTTCTCGTGCTGCTGGCATCGTTTTATTACTCCCGCCAGATCGCTCGGCCGCTGCTGCGCATCAGCCGTACGACAAAGCAAATGGTAGTGCTCGATTTTTCGGAAAAAATCCCCATCACAACGAAGGATGAAATCGGCGACTTATCGCGCAACATTAACGAGCTTTCCGAGCGGCTGCACTCCCATATTCTTCGGCTTCAGCAGGACATCGAGAAAGAAAAACAGCTGGAACATACGCGAAAAGAATTTATATCCGGCGTGTCGCATGAGCTGAAAACCCCGTTAAGTGTCATTCAGAGCTGCCTTGCGATTCTGAAGGACGGGGTGGCAAGCCATAAACGGGATTATTATTTTAAGGCAATGGAGGACGAAGTCAAAAGAATGGATCTGCTGATCGTAGATATGCTGGAATTGGCAAAATATGAATCCGGAACATACAAAATGGACATGGATTCCTTTTATATTGACGCCGTTATCGAACGGGTATGCGCAAAATTGGCTTCGGATATCAAGGCCAAGCAATTACATCTTAATACGTCACTGAAACCTGTTGAAGTGGTGGCGAATGAGCGGCGAATTGAGCAGGTCGTCGTCAATTTCCTCACCAACGCGATTCGTTATACGCCGGAGCAGGAGTCCATTCTCATAACCACCTCGGAAGATCAGGACACCGTTAAAATTTGCATCGAAAATAAAGGAACCTCCATCCCGGAAGAGCAACTTGAGAAGATTTGGGACCGATTTTATCGCGGCGAACCTTCCAGAAAGCGGTCATCGGGAGGTACCGGGCTAGGCCTCGCCATTTCCAAAAAGATTCTGGAGATGCACGGGGTGGCTTACGGCGTTACCAATACCTCCGATGGAGTTTTGTTTTATTTTCAATTGAATAAAAAAGCGTAG
- the rlmD gene encoding 23S rRNA (uracil(1939)-C(5))-methyltransferase RlmD, with protein sequence MNKRQSRRNSGRRSTPAPITGLPVAKNDEAVIDIIGMNHDGEGVGRAERYTLFVAGALPGEKVRVKVLKTKKQYGYAKLLELVQASPDRIAAPCPIYDQCGGCQLQHMDYKAQLAWKRQLVVDNLVRIGKLQVSGEPVVRRDGAASIDSEHVDAEVMATAGTVPGSEGIQVHATAGMNEPWRYRNKAQVPMGVTEGGLVGGFYARGSHRIIDMEACLIQHESNDEVVARVKAIGRKFGITAYDEESGQGLLRHVVVKVAFRTGEMMIVLVTNGNKIPHADEWIQEIQAQLPSVVSICQNVNTKQTNVIFGDTTCVLWGQEVIYDYIGDVKFAISARSFYQVNPAQTEVLYGKTVEYAQLTGKEKVIDAYCGIGTISLFLAQHAGKVYGVEIVPEAIEDARRNAELNGMNNVTFEVGASEDVIPAWKEHGIEADVIVVDPPRKGCDPKLLETILEMKPERVVYVSCNPSTLARDLRVLEDGGYRTVEVTPVDMFPHTVHVESVALLVRE encoded by the coding sequence ATGAATAAGCGACAAAGCCGCAGGAACTCCGGCCGCCGCAGCACCCCTGCGCCAATCACCGGACTGCCGGTGGCGAAGAACGACGAGGCCGTAATCGATATTATCGGGATGAATCATGACGGGGAAGGTGTAGGACGCGCAGAAAGATATACCCTGTTCGTGGCCGGAGCCCTTCCCGGCGAGAAGGTGCGCGTGAAGGTGCTGAAGACCAAGAAGCAGTATGGCTATGCCAAGCTGCTGGAGCTGGTCCAAGCCAGCCCCGACCGCATCGCTGCACCATGCCCGATCTATGACCAATGCGGCGGCTGCCAGCTGCAGCATATGGACTATAAGGCACAGTTGGCCTGGAAGCGTCAGCTTGTCGTGGACAACCTGGTGCGCATCGGGAAGCTGCAGGTGAGCGGGGAGCCGGTGGTGCGTCGTGACGGTGCTGCTTCTATCGATAGTGAGCATGTGGATGCGGAGGTTATGGCTACAGCGGGTACCGTGCCTGGAAGCGAAGGCATTCAGGTTCATGCCACAGCGGGCATGAACGAGCCGTGGCGCTACCGCAATAAGGCGCAGGTGCCGATGGGCGTCACCGAAGGCGGCCTGGTCGGCGGCTTCTACGCCCGCGGCAGCCACCGCATCATCGACATGGAAGCCTGCCTTATCCAGCATGAGAGCAACGATGAGGTCGTTGCCCGCGTGAAGGCCATCGGGCGTAAGTTCGGCATTACCGCGTACGACGAGGAAAGCGGCCAAGGGCTGCTGCGCCACGTCGTCGTGAAGGTCGCCTTCCGTACCGGCGAGATGATGATCGTCCTTGTCACCAACGGTAACAAGATCCCACACGCGGATGAGTGGATCCAAGAGATCCAGGCCCAGCTGCCGTCGGTCGTCAGCATCTGCCAGAACGTGAACACGAAGCAGACGAACGTCATCTTCGGCGATACTACCTGTGTCCTTTGGGGACAAGAAGTCATTTATGACTATATCGGCGATGTGAAATTCGCTATTTCAGCACGTTCGTTTTATCAAGTGAACCCGGCACAAACCGAGGTACTGTACGGGAAGACGGTTGAGTATGCGCAGTTGACCGGGAAAGAGAAGGTTATCGATGCGTACTGTGGTATTGGTACGATTTCGCTTTTCTTGGCCCAGCATGCTGGCAAAGTGTACGGTGTTGAAATCGTTCCGGAAGCCATTGAAGATGCACGCCGTAACGCGGAACTGAACGGAATGAATAACGTTACGTTCGAAGTCGGGGCATCCGAGGATGTCATCCCTGCCTGGAAAGAGCATGGCATCGAAGCGGACGTCATCGTCGTCGACCCGCCGCGCAAGGGCTGCGATCCGAAGCTGCTGGAGACGATTCTGGAGATGAAGCCGGAGCGTGTGGTATATGTGAGCTGTAATCCATCTACGTTGGCGCGGGATTTGCGCGTGCTGGAGGATGGCGGGTACCGGACGGTGGAAGTGACGCCGGTGGATATGTTCCCGCATACCGTTCATGTGGAGAGTGTGGCTTTGTTGGTGAGGGAGTAG
- a CDS encoding DHHW family protein, which yields MIDLKKYDQVYYRALAILLLMFTGAVLVINFLTPSKVFSESENRMLQQLPKFSLETLGSGKFTSEFESYISDQFMERDFWIGLKSGADQGMGKKESNGVYIGKDGYLIQKFSPPEKGDLEDKVKAVQAFDKATPGLRKYMMLVPTAAAVLQDKLPPYASGGDEMVYWEKIKDSLPGDIRCIDVSPALEANKEQPIYYKTDHHWTTKGAFLAYREMGAPLGFTPKNEDDFNIRQVTSQFYGSLYSKSGFRHLQPDSIELYYPRTPGTISVDYVDEQQSADSMYVMVNLTKKDKYTVFFNGNHGVIRITTDNTEGRRLLIVKDSYANSLIPFLTSHFSEIDVIDLRYYEGDVLKLTEDRQIHDMLILYNITTFLEDPSIKSLADSVE from the coding sequence GTGATTGATTTGAAGAAGTACGACCAGGTATATTATCGCGCACTCGCCATTTTACTGCTGATGTTTACCGGAGCGGTATTGGTTATCAACTTTCTGACCCCGAGTAAAGTATTTTCCGAATCAGAGAACCGAATGCTGCAGCAGCTCCCGAAATTCTCGCTTGAAACATTAGGATCAGGCAAGTTTACTTCAGAATTCGAATCGTATATATCGGATCAGTTTATGGAGAGGGACTTTTGGATTGGACTAAAATCCGGTGCGGACCAAGGAATGGGAAAAAAAGAGAGCAATGGGGTTTACATCGGCAAGGACGGGTACCTGATTCAAAAATTTTCTCCTCCCGAAAAAGGAGATTTGGAAGACAAGGTGAAAGCTGTTCAAGCATTTGATAAGGCTACGCCTGGTCTACGTAAATATATGATGTTGGTGCCGACGGCCGCTGCAGTGCTTCAGGATAAATTGCCGCCTTATGCTTCCGGTGGTGATGAGATGGTCTATTGGGAAAAGATAAAGGATTCTCTTCCCGGAGACATTCGATGTATCGATGTTTCCCCCGCTCTAGAGGCGAACAAGGAGCAACCGATCTATTACAAAACAGACCATCACTGGACGACCAAAGGTGCTTTCCTTGCCTATCGGGAAATGGGCGCGCCACTGGGTTTCACACCCAAGAACGAAGATGATTTCAACATTCGTCAAGTCACCAGTCAGTTCTATGGATCTTTGTATTCGAAAAGCGGGTTTAGGCACTTACAGCCGGATTCTATTGAGCTTTATTATCCAAGAACACCGGGGACCATTTCCGTGGATTATGTAGACGAACAGCAAAGTGCGGATTCGATGTACGTCATGGTAAATCTCACCAAGAAGGATAAATACACTGTATTTTTCAATGGGAATCATGGCGTGATCCGAATAACAACTGACAATACGGAAGGGAGAAGGCTGCTTATTGTCAAAGATTCGTATGCAAACAGCTTGATCCCTTTTTTAACATCGCATTTTAGCGAAATTGATGTGATAGACCTCAGATATTATGAGGGGGATGTACTGAAACTTACGGAAGATCGGCAAATCCACGACATGTTGATTTTGTATAATATTACTACTTTTTTGGAAGATCCATCAATTAAATCATTAGCGGATTCCGTGGAATAA
- a CDS encoding GDSL-type esterase/lipase family protein: MYKKVISTLFLGSIALALAACGNGQNAQSETPMAEVNETAPLEKSNTTSYKTIFQHSVFLGDSITEALSYHDILDDFNVVAGAGTTTELSLEGGDVDKLAERNPQHVFIMLGSDDILLPPQITDNPKQYSLKFYAKLIDSIKEKLPKASITILPVTPVTPEAEKVEQRYKNINDYNQGLKELASKKQVEFVDLSSIFTDSQNLYSSDGVHFKPEFYARMLDLLKDRVK, from the coding sequence ATGTATAAAAAAGTCATTTCAACACTATTTTTAGGCAGCATCGCACTCGCCTTGGCAGCATGCGGGAATGGGCAAAATGCGCAAAGCGAGACGCCTATGGCAGAAGTCAATGAAACGGCTCCCTTGGAGAAGTCAAACACTACTTCCTATAAAACGATTTTTCAACACAGCGTATTTCTGGGGGATTCGATTACAGAGGCGCTATCCTACCATGACATCTTGGACGACTTCAATGTAGTGGCAGGTGCGGGAACGACTACCGAGCTATCTCTGGAGGGTGGAGATGTCGATAAGCTGGCAGAGCGGAATCCGCAGCATGTATTTATCATGCTGGGATCCGATGATATCTTATTGCCGCCCCAAATAACCGACAACCCCAAGCAGTATTCGCTGAAGTTTTACGCCAAATTGATCGACAGCATCAAGGAGAAACTTCCGAAGGCATCCATAACGATTTTACCGGTGACTCCGGTTACGCCGGAAGCTGAAAAAGTGGAACAACGCTACAAAAATATCAATGATTACAACCAAGGCTTAAAAGAGCTGGCGAGCAAGAAGCAGGTCGAATTTGTCGATTTATCCTCCATATTTACGGACAGCCAAAATTTGTACAGTTCGGACGGCGTTCATTTTAAACCCGAGTTTTATGCACGTATGCTGGATTTGCTCAAAGATCGGGTGAAATAA
- a CDS encoding MBOAT family protein, translated as MVFSSLIFLFLFLPVTILIYYISPMRIRNAILLVASLIFYAWGEPVYIFIMIFSTVFDYVNGILIEKYRHRKAIARGVLIISMIGSLGILGFFKYAGFVFDNINSLFNLHLQAADLPLPVGISFYTFQTMSYVIDVYRGKVTVQKNLISFGAYVTMFPQLIAGPIVKYADIAGQLVNRKVTLDRFGEGAELFIRGLAKKVLLANNIGLLWASVKAVPAGELSVLSAWLGIVAFTFQIYFDFSGYSDMARGLGKMIGFEFMENFNYPYISKSITEFWRRWHISLGAWFREYIYIPLGGNRVGMLKQLRNLAVVWFITGLWHGASWNFIIWGLYFGLFVTIEKLFLLKWFQRLPAFMSHVYTLIIVIIGWVFFEFEHLPAAMTFIGTMFGAGANGFVDNRSLYDLSTNALLLLILVVCATPFPSKALTNIRTRFARFGSIAASAIYFIFMVASTAYLVNETYNPFLYFRF; from the coding sequence TTGGTCTTTAGCAGCCTTATATTTCTATTTCTCTTTTTGCCGGTCACAATTCTGATCTACTATATATCGCCCATGAGGATTAGAAATGCCATTCTGCTCGTCGCAAGCCTGATCTTCTATGCATGGGGCGAGCCTGTCTATATTTTCATCATGATCTTCTCGACGGTATTCGACTATGTGAACGGGATCCTGATCGAAAAATACAGGCACCGTAAGGCGATTGCACGGGGAGTTTTGATCATATCCATGATTGGAAGCCTGGGAATTCTGGGCTTCTTTAAATACGCGGGTTTCGTCTTCGACAATATTAATTCGTTATTTAACCTGCACTTGCAGGCAGCAGATCTTCCGCTTCCGGTGGGAATATCCTTCTACACGTTCCAAACGATGTCTTATGTAATCGACGTTTATCGGGGGAAGGTGACTGTTCAGAAGAACCTAATCTCCTTCGGCGCCTACGTGACGATGTTCCCGCAGCTTATAGCGGGACCGATCGTTAAATACGCAGATATTGCGGGGCAGCTTGTTAACCGCAAAGTGACGTTGGACCGTTTTGGCGAAGGGGCGGAACTGTTTATCAGAGGACTTGCTAAAAAAGTGCTGCTTGCCAACAATATCGGTTTGCTGTGGGCAAGCGTCAAAGCGGTGCCTGCGGGGGAGCTGTCGGTTCTTTCCGCATGGCTCGGCATTGTCGCCTTCACGTTTCAAATCTACTTCGATTTTAGCGGGTATTCGGATATGGCGCGTGGGTTAGGTAAAATGATCGGATTCGAATTTATGGAGAACTTCAACTATCCTTATATTTCCAAGAGTATTACGGAATTTTGGCGGAGGTGGCATATTTCGCTCGGTGCCTGGTTCCGTGAGTATATCTACATCCCGCTCGGTGGGAACCGAGTTGGTATGCTGAAACAGTTGAGAAACTTGGCGGTTGTATGGTTTATAACCGGATTGTGGCATGGAGCGAGCTGGAATTTTATCATTTGGGGCTTATATTTCGGTCTTTTTGTCACGATCGAAAAGCTATTTCTCTTGAAATGGTTTCAGCGTTTACCAGCGTTTATGAGCCATGTCTACACCTTAATTATCGTGATCATCGGCTGGGTATTTTTTGAATTTGAACATCTGCCTGCAGCCATGACATTCATCGGAACGATGTTTGGCGCTGGAGCAAATGGGTTCGTGGACAACCGGTCGCTCTACGATCTGTCGACGAACGCCCTGCTGCTGCTGATTTTGGTGGTTTGTGCCACGCCGTTTCCCAGTAAAGCGCTGACCAACATCAGAACCAGGTTCGCCCGATTTGGATCGATTGCCGCTTCCGCCATCTACTTCATCTTTATGGTGGCGTCAACAGCTTACCTGGTCAATGAAACGTATAATCCGTTCTTATACTTTCGTTTTTAA
- a CDS encoding YerC/YecD family TrpR-related protein: MQLKKLNDKSIDQLFEAILTLKNIEECYVFFDDLCTVNEIQSLSQRLEVARMLGKGNTYNQIEAETGASTATISRVKRCLNYGNDGYKMTLERLGR; encoded by the coding sequence GTGCAACTGAAGAAACTTAATGATAAAAGTATTGACCAATTATTCGAGGCAATTTTGACGCTCAAAAACATTGAAGAATGCTACGTGTTTTTCGATGACCTGTGCACCGTGAATGAAATCCAGTCGCTGTCCCAGCGCCTGGAGGTTGCGCGCATGCTTGGTAAAGGCAATACGTACAACCAAATCGAGGCTGAAACAGGAGCAAGCACGGCGACCATTTCCCGTGTGAAGCGCTGTTTGAATTATGGCAACGATGGGTATAAAATGACATTAGAGCGTCTTGGACGATAA
- a CDS encoding N-acetylmuramoyl-L-alanine amidase translates to MRKAVLTVAFLLSAVLIVLLYSINSGDGAGSRSKTEINHRMMDLLSGNSNSPHQPGTPYKIVIDPGHGGKDRGAKGASGSFEKDFTLKLAHKVEELAKQELRIQVYMTRTDDRFISSVDRERPKFANDLGADLFISIHGNTYEDPGVSGTETYYYHENSQSLADIMQRQVVQASGFRDRGAKKQDYFVLKDTEMPAVLIETGYLTNPQEEKAMLTEDVQSRIAASILEGIKEYLNLN, encoded by the coding sequence ATGAGAAAAGCCGTACTGACGGTCGCATTCTTGTTGTCCGCGGTGCTGATCGTTTTGCTGTACAGCATCAATTCGGGGGATGGGGCAGGAAGCCGAAGCAAGACCGAAATAAACCATCGGATGATGGACCTATTAAGCGGAAACAGTAATTCACCTCATCAGCCGGGGACGCCGTATAAAATTGTCATTGATCCAGGGCATGGTGGAAAAGACCGCGGGGCGAAAGGGGCCAGCGGAAGTTTCGAAAAGGATTTTACGCTGAAGCTGGCGCACAAGGTGGAGGAATTGGCGAAGCAAGAACTGCGAATCCAGGTGTATATGACCCGGACGGACGACCGGTTTATATCCTCGGTGGATCGGGAAAGGCCGAAATTTGCCAATGATCTGGGTGCGGATCTGTTTATATCCATTCACGGCAATACGTACGAGGACCCTGGCGTGTCGGGCACGGAAACGTACTATTACCATGAGAATTCGCAATCCTTGGCCGATATCATGCAACGACAAGTAGTTCAGGCAAGCGGCTTTCGGGACCGGGGAGCGAAGAAACAAGATTATTTTGTTCTAAAGGATACGGAAATGCCGGCCGTCTTGATCGAGACGGGATATTTAACGAATCCGCAGGAAGAGAAAGCAATGCTGACAGAAGATGTTCAAAGCCGAATAGCTGCTTCCATTCTGGAAGGCATAAAGGAGTACCTAAATTTAAATTAA